In Montipora foliosa isolate CH-2021 unplaced genomic scaffold, ASM3666993v2 scaffold_420, whole genome shotgun sequence, the following proteins share a genomic window:
- the LOC137988547 gene encoding uncharacterized protein yields MIIWSFSPCPYSVLTIASEKKRNASHKNTGRVTENFLPLGLGGITETISRTDEVATCIQLLQQSCIDNDLSSEVTMPAFLNHSFEEICWQAYDSRRAVVVILLNPSNHHNQSRSAMLR; encoded by the exons ATGATTATTTGGTCATTCTCTCCGTGTCCATACAGTGTACTAACTATTGCGagcgaaaagaaaagaaatgcaaGTCACAAAAACA cAGGAAGAGTTACAGAAAACTTTTTACCACTTGGCTTGGGAG GTATTACAGAGACCATATCGAGAACAGATGAAGTGGCCACATGCATACAGTTACTGCAACAATCATGCATTGACAATGACTTGTCTTCTGAGGTCACAATGCCCGCATTCTTGAATCACTCATTTGAGGAG ATATGTTGGCAGGCATATGACAGCAGGAGGGCTGTAGTGGTTATCCTGTTAAATCCTAGTAATCACCACAATCAATCAAGGTCTGCCATGTTAAGATAA